One Formosa sp. Hel3_A1_48 genomic window, ACTGACTGCAAAATACCACCCTTACGACTTTATAAAATGGCTGTTTTTATTTGGGTCCATTATGGTTTTTCCTTTCGGATACAGCGAATTAAGTGTTGTAGAGTGGGGAAGTTTTCCGGCCTACATTTGGTTTTCAATTGGATTTGTAATTGTCTTCGCAACCTTTGGTACTTATTTGTTAAATCCAATGGCCTTGCGGAATTTAAAAGCCACAACTGTGAGTACATTCTTGTACCTCCAACCTATATTTGCTGGCTTATTCGCTGTGTTTATGGGTAGCGATCAAATAGATACAGTAAAAGGGTTGGCCGCTCTATTAATTTTTATTGGTGTATATTTAGTAACCAAAAAATAATCTTTTTGAAGACCTCCTTTTTTACATCCATAGACCAGCTAGACGATAGCTTTTTAGAGAAAATCAATCCCAATGCTAGTGTATATTTTTCACGCCACTTGCTTTATGGATTTGAGACTTCAAATACAGCTGTTGATGTGCGTTATGTCTGTATCTCAAAAAACAATAACCCTCAGGCACTCGCCTTAGTACAAATCGTTGATTTGAGCGTTGACGTAATTCTGAAAAACATTAAAGTCTCTGAGCGCTTTAGACAAATATTAAATCTATTTTTCTGCAAAGACCATATAAAAATCATGTTCTGCGGGAATGTGTTTTTAAGTGGTGAACACGGCATTAGTTTTGCTCCAAGTTGCGATCGAAAATTAATAGCTGCTGAAATTGGAACAGCTTTAGACGAAATTGCCAAATCAGTTCGGCCGCTGCATGCTATTTTTATCAAAGATTTTCAAACCTCAGCCTTGGAATACACCTCGTCATTTGAACATTTTGGCTTCACCAATATAAAAGTAGAGCCAAATATGATAATTACACTAAAGCAAGATTGGACAACTTTTGATGAATACAAGGCGGCGCTAAAATCTAAATATAGAGTAAAAGCCAATAAAGCAGACGCAAAAAGCGAGCGCTTAGAACTGCGTGCTTTTTCTCAAAATGACATAGAAATTTACAAAGATGAGCTTCAAAATTTGTATCAAAATACCATTGATAACGCGAACTTCAACGCACAAGTTTTAGACCTAAATACTTATATAAAGCTAAAAAACACTTACAAAGATGATTTTATTGTTCAGGGCTATTTTTTGAACGATAAAATCGTTGGTTTCCTATCCGCTTTAGTAAACAAAAAAGATCTTGATGCGCATTTTATCGGATTAGAATATGATTTAAACAAAACCTACGCAATTTATCCCAGGATCCTCAACGATTATATCCGCCTTGGACTAGAGAAAAACGTAGAAAGCATCAACTTGGGGCGAACTGCGTCTGAAATAAAAACAACTATTGGTGCAGAGCCCTTGGAGTTAAGCTGTTACATAAAGCATAAAAACAAATTCATTAATAGATTGATTCAGCCCTTTTTCAGAAGAATTCAAATCAAAAGCTTCAAACAACACAGCCCATTTAAATAGTGCGCGCTTTTCTGTATCTTTGAGCCATAAATTTAACAACAAGGCATGATACACTCGATGACTGGATATGGTAAATCTGTACTAGAATTGCCCACAAAGACCATTCGCTTAGAATTGAAATCGCTCAACAGTAAATCATTGGATTTGAATATGCGCATGCCCTCCATGTATCGCGCAAAAGAATTAGAACTTCGTAAACTTATTGGGCTGCAATTGGGGCGTGGCAAAGTTGATTTTAGCCTTTATGTTGAATTTAATAAAGGAGAGGCTCCCGCAAAAATTAATGTTGAAGTAGTAAAAAGTTATATGGGTCAACTTCAAGGCATATCATCTGCAGCGCCTTTAGAGTTATTAAAAATGGCCGTTAAAATGCCCGACGCTTTAACCACAGAGCGAGAAGATATTGACCCGAAAGAATGGAAGCTTATATCTAGCGAATTAAGTGTCGTTTTGGACCGTGTTGAAGAATACCGAAAAGATGAAGGGGCTGTGCTTAAAACCGACTTTCTCAAACGAATATCTAATATTGATGCTCTTTTAAAAACCATCATTGATATCGACCCTGAGCGTATAGAACATGTGCGCGTTCGCCTCAACAAAGGAGTCGCAGACTTAAAAGAAAAGGTTGATCAAAATCGATTTGAGCAAGAACTTATTTATTATATAGAAAAGCTAGACATAACGGAAGAAAAAATCCGTTTGAAAAACCATTTAGATTATTTTAATAAAACATTAAAATCTGATGATTCTAATGGGAAAAAGCTGGGGTTTATCAGTCAAGAAATTGGTAGAGAAATCAATACTATTGGCTCAAAAGCCAACTTTGCTCCTATGCAAAAACTCGTCGTACAAATGAAAGACGAACTTGAAAAAATAAAAGAACAATTGCTCAACGTACTATAAATATGTTCAACGGTAAACTCATTGTATTTTCAGCTCCTTCAGGCTCTGGAAAAACTACTATTGTCAAACACCTCTTGAAACAAGAAGCGTTAAACCTCGCCTTTTCTATTTCGGCAACTTCGCGGGAAAAGAGAGGAGATGAAATTGAGGGGAAAGACTACTATTTTTTATCCACTGAGAACTTTAAAAAACACATCAAAAGAAGCGACTTTTTGGAGTGGGAAGAAGTTTATCGTGACAATTTTTATGGCACACTAAAAAAAGAAGTTGAGCGAATATGGGCCATGGGCAAACATGTTATTTTTGATATTGATGTTTCTGGCGGATTGCGCATCAAAAAGAAATTCCCAGAAAAAACACTTGCGGTATTTGTAAAACCCCCAAGCATAGATGAGCTCAAAATAAGATTGAAAAAACGTAAAACAGAATCTGAAGATAAAATCAATATGCGGATTTCAAAAGCTTCTGCAGAGCTTGCTACCGCTCCTCTTTTTGATTGCATCATTGAAAATGAAATTCTAGATAACGCTAAAAAAGAAGCGTATTCAACGGTTTTAAAATTTATCGAATCTTAGAAAATGAAAGTAGGTCTCTATTTTGGTACGTTCAACCCAATTCATGTGGGGCACCTTATCATTGCCAACCACTTTGCAGAACATTCCGATTTGGAAGAGATTTGGTGTGTAGTCACTCCGCAAAATCCCTTTAAAACCAAACAGAGTGTTTTAGACAATCACCAACGCCTAGAAATGGTATATTTAGCCACTAAAGAGTATCCAAAAATAAAGCCCAGCGATATTGAATTTCAACTCCCTCAACCAAACTATACAGTGCACAGCCTTGCTTATTTAGAAGAAAAATACCCCAAGCATGAGTTTGCGCTCATCATGGGAGAGGATAATTTAGCGTCTTTACCTAAATGGAAAAATGCTGAGGTTCTCTTAGACCGTTATCCTATTTATGTCTATCCTCGAAAAATAGAACAATCGTATGCTGCTGTTGATTCAAAAGGAACCATAATAAAAGTAGACGCGCCCATCATTGAGATTTCTTCATCATTCATAAGAAAATCCATAAAATCAGCTAAGAATATAAGACCATTATTGCCAGAATCTGTTTGGGTATATTTAGATGAAATGAATTTTTATAAATAATTATGGTAAAAATTGGAGCTATAGAATTGCCTGAATTCCCATTGCTGTTGGCGCCGATGGAAGATGTTAGTGATCCGCCTTTTCGGGCGCTATGCAAAGAACAAGGTGCCGATGTGGTCTACACCGAATTCATATCTAGTGAAGGTCTGATTCGAGACGCTGCCAAAAGCACAATGAAACTCGATATTTATGAAAAAGAACGCCCTGTAGGTATACAAATTTTTGGGGCCAATCTAGACAGCATGCTTCGCGCAGTTGAAATTGTAGAGAAATCAAATCCAGATATAATTGACATCAACTTTGGCTGCCCTGTTAAAAAAGTGGTCAGTAAAGGAGCTGGGGCAGGAATATTAAAAGATATCTGCTTAATGGAAAAGCTAACTGCCGAAATGGTTAAGCGCACCCATTTACCTGTGACCGTTAAAACCCGCTTGGGCTGGGACCACGACTCAATTCGTATTGTAGAGGTTGCGGAAAGACTTCAGGACGTTGGCATAAAAGCGCTGTCTATTCACGGAAGAACTCGAGCTCAAATGTACAAAGGTAATGCGGATTGGGTTCCTATTGCTGCGGTAAAAAACAATCCTAGAATGCATATCCCCATTTTTGGAAATGGAGATGTCAACTCTCCAGAACGGGCCATGGAAATGCGCGATTCTTATGGTTTAGACGGTGCCATGATTGGTCGAGCTTGTATTGGAAACCCTTGGTTTTTTAAGCAGGTTAAACATTACTTTGAGACGGGAACGCATCTAGAACCTATAAGTATGTCCGAACGTGTAGAGGCCGCAAGACGGCATTTGAAAATGGCTATTGATTGGAAAGGGGAAGTTTTGGGTGTGCTCGAAACAAGAAGGCATTATACCAACTATTTTAAAGGAATCCCTAATTTTAAACCATACAGAACAAAGATGGTGACCAGCGACCACAGCCAAGATGTATTCAAAGCCTTTGATGAAGTCGAAGCCAAATTTGCTGCCCATCAATTTGCTTGATCTGTAAACTGAAGTTTCTTTAAGTTCCAAGATGCTAATCTTGAAGCAATAAGCCCTAAGATAAGAATTGTTGAAAAAGCGATTGTAAAATTACTCCCCTTTAGCACAACGGGGTAAGCCAAGCTTGGTGTAATCATAAGCAAATCAAAACACAACTGAAGACCGATAATTATAGCGCCTAAAAAAAGACCGATCAATCCCCCGATAATAGTCATTAACCCCCCCTGTATAAAAAAAATATTTTGAATTTCTTGTTTGGTGGTACCAATGCTATATAAAGTCTTTAAATCGTCTTTTTTATGCAGAATCATCATGATGATTGATCCAACAATGTTAAATAATGCTATAATTAATATTAACGTAAAAATAAGATAAACCGCAAGGTGTTCAGCATTGAGCATTTTGTATAAAGCGGCATTGAGCTGTACTCTACTTTTTATGACAATTTCATCATCAAAAATCTTTGAAAGAGCTAATCTTATTTTGGTTTCATCTACACCTGGTACACTTATTATTTCGATCGCACTTATTTTGTCTGGCTTAAGACCAAGCAAATATTGAGCATTTTGAAGTGAAGTATAGACTCGAGAACTGTTAATTGACTCATTGATTTGAAAAAGCCCAACATTAGCCACTTTCATGCTTTTAAATGCCCCTTTGACAGAAGTAATTTGTCCGGTGCCTGGTTTGGGTGCGTAAATGCGTATAATTTTAGTAAGGTCGTATACACCAAACCCTAGAGTGTTGCTGACACCCCAACCCGCAACGATCTGTTGAAGATCTTGTGAAATCCAATCGCCGTAAGTCAAAATAGAGTCTATGGTTTTCTGAGGGTAGTGTTTGTCTACGCCTTTTAAATCAATAGCTAAATACTTCTCCTCACAACTCAATAAAACTTTTTCTTCAACAACTGTAGAAAATGAGGCAATCCCTTCTATTTCGCTGAGCATCTTGCGCTGAGTTGAAGACAAACTAATATTTTTAGATTGGCTTGGCAAGACCTTAAAATCAGGGTCTGTAAAAGATGTAAACTCTAAGCTAAATGCCTTGAGCCCATCGAAGCCCGAAAGGACTATGAATAGAGCTGCGGTTCCTAAAATTATACCCAATCCAGCAACCAGAGTAATGTAATTAATCGCTTTGTTTTTACTTTTTGTAAACAAATATCGCTTGGCTATGTAGAGCGAAAAATTCAACTATGCTTTTTTTCTTTTTTGTAGAAGGTCATCGTTAAGAATAGGGTTTTCTGTCCCTTTTAGAGATCGATCGATTTGATCAATATATTCCAAAGAATCGTCGATAAAAAACAACAATTCAGGCATCCTTCGAAGCTGATGTTTGGTACGTTGTGCCAATTCGTGTTTGATGATGGGTGCATTTGAAGAAATACCTTCAATCAGTACTTTGGCCTGCTTGATCGGAAAAATACTTAAGTATACCTTAGCAATAGACAAGTCTACAGTGACTTTGACTTGAGTTACTGAAATAATAACCCCTTGCATGCCCCCTTCTCTAGCGGCGCCTTGAAGGACTTCAACTAAATCCCGCTGTAAAACCGAGGCTATTTTCTTTTGTCTTTGACTTTCCATAGGGCAAAAATACTACAATTCTTCTGTAATTTTTCAAAAGCCTTGTTTTTTGCTTTAAATTTGTAAAAGATGAAAAAAATTGAACACATCGGTATTGCCGTGAAAGATCTTAGGAAATCTAATCGGCTTTATGCAAAATTGCTGGGGGTTGAGCACTACAAAATTGAGTGTGTAAAATCCGAAGGTGTCAATACCTCCTTTTTTAAAGTCGGCGAGAATAAGATTGAATTGCTGCAGGCGACCAGCCCAGATAGCCCAATTGCAAAATTTATTGAAAAAAGAGGAGAGGGCGTACATCATATTGCTTTTGCAGTAGATGATATTGGCGCTGAAATCGAGCGATTGAAAACAGAAGGATTTGAGCTGATTCACCACAAAGCTAAGCCTGGTGCTGATGGTAAGTTAATTGCATTTTTACACCCAAAATCATCTGGTGGAGTACTTATAGAACTGTGTCAAGATATGGATAATAAAGAATAAATTTCTTTTCATAATTTTAAAAATGGTTGTAATATTGCAGCCACTTTGGTCCCATAGCTCAGTTGGTTAGAGCATCTGACTCATAATCAGAGGGTCCTTGGTTCGAGCCCAAGTGGGACCACCCTGAAAACCCTTCTTAATTGAGGGGTTTTTTGTTCCAAAGCAACTGCGCTAAAAATGTACTTTACATAAAATAAAATTCAATATCTTTGACTAAACCATTTTAGCAAAATGAAAAAACTCTTCTTACTCTCCGCTTTATTAATCTTTGCTTGTAGTAGTGATGATTCAGACTCTTCAAATTCGAATGAAGATTCAATTAATCCTCCAGCCTGGATTCAAGGGGTGTGGACTAACGATTCTATTTCTGCCTTTGAGTTTAGAGCTGACGATATGTGTGTTACAGCTGGGAGTACAAATTGTTACAAAGCACTAATGGCTCTTTCTACTGAAAGCAGTGCGTATGAAGAAATTTCTGATACAAGATACTATGTTGTGGTTAGTTACGGTTTTTCTGAGAACACCTATGAATTTGAAAAAGTTTCTGAGAGTACTATAAATTGGATTTTATATCCGTCAGGTATAATTTCTACATTCACCAAAAATTGAGAAAATACTACCTCAACCAAACTTCACAAACTGTAATCCTAACTAAATGAAAAAAACACTCTTCTTACTCTGCGCTTTATTAATCTTCGCTTGTAGTAGTGATGATTCAGAAGACAACCCATTACCAGCTTACACAGTTGAAGGCAAATGGTTGTGGTCTCCAGACCCAGAAGACAGAACATATGTAAATACAATGTTTGAATTTGTAGGTGGTAACGTGTATACATCTTATGCAGTAAACTGTGGCTGGGAAGATAACTATTGTACCGATGCAGATTTTAATGCATTGGATGAATCAGATAGAATCCCAGGAGTTGATACGTACACATTTGATGGAAATACTTTAATATGGGATGAAATCCCACGAGAAGTTTCATTTGAATGTGATGGTGGTATAATGCTAAATGAAAATAGTTATAAACTTTGGAGATTAAATTCTGACTGTAACTAAACCATAGGCATATCTTCTTCTTTTAGTTCTGCTATTTCTAAACTTCTTAAGTAGGTTAGAGATACATTTCTTATATTTAGGCTATGAAATTTCGAAATCCAATGAAAAATAAATGGGGACAATGGAAAGACGATGCGACATTGGCTGAAAAATGTTTTTGGTCTTTCATCTTTGTAGCTGCAGGAATGACAATAGGGGATTTAATTCTTGACCTTTTTATTTAGGAAACCATAGGCATATCTTCTTCTTTCAGTTCAGCTATTTCTAAACCTCTTAAGTAGCTTTGGCTTATGTTTCTTATATTTGAGAATATAAACATTTTAATTTTGAAGAAATTTTTGTTGTTAGCTTTAATTGTTTTAGGCATTACTTACTCCAATGCCCAGTCATTATCTGTTAATGAAGCATTCGATGTTTTGACAAAATGGGAAGGGCAATGGAAAAACAGTGCAGTTTTTGAAGAATCTGTATGGATACGAGAAAGCGTTAAAACTCGTGGGAGAACAAGCTCAAGTTTAATACTTTCCAACAATTACCTTGAGATAAACATTAATAATGGAGATAACACATCAAAACATATTATTTGTTACGACCAAAACTCAAAAAAATTCAATAGATGGGAATTTAAAAATGATGGTGCTAATACTTTTTGGATTGGAGAATGGAATAAGAAAGACAAAACTATGACTTGGGATTTTATAGATTTTTCGGGAAATGGAATCGTTGGTCAAATTATTGAAAGTATTGCATCAGAAGAAGTTATTAATTCAGAAATTATTATGAAAGACAAAGACGGAAACACATTGCTTAAAATTAATTCCACTAAAATCAAAATCTAAACCATAGGCATATCCTCTTCTTTTAGTTCATCTATTTCAAGTCCTTTTAAGTAGGTTTAAATTTATATTTATTACGTTTATAATATGAGAAACTTCTTTGTAATATTATTGTCAGTTTCAATTTTATCTTGCGGCAAAGACCCTTATCCTAAATTTGACATTAAACTCCCTTCAGGTTTTAAAACCGAAGTTTATAAAGACGGATATAATTTATTAACAGCATCTAAATATGTTAATGGAAATATCGAAAGTATGATTGAATTACGATACTCTGATGATTGGTCTTTTTCAACATTTTCAAATGACACCTACATTTCTGAAATGCTAAAAACTGACAAGTTTGAGGATGCTTCATCAATGACGTTCAATAACTTTAAGGTTCAAATTAAAGAGAAAATGTACTTTAAAAATTTAGGCTATTGTTTCTACTCTATTTACAGTGGGGATTATTATGCTAACAATGTTAGAGTTACAAATGTTGTCGTTCAATTTGTTAAAGGAGACAAATTATATACTTTGTTGGGAAGTACATTCCCTGAAAACTTTTCTAATTATCACAAACAATTTTTAAATACATTTGAAACTTTCACACTATGAAAAAAGCACTATTAATTATTTTGAGCATTATAATTTACTTATTTGTTTTGTGGTTACTTGTATTAATTTCTATTGGTATTAATTTTGCTGTTTTTGAAAGAGGTACAGGCGGTATAACTGCACTAGGCTCAATTATATCTTTTTGGCTTTCTTACAAATTTGTAAAATGGCTATGGAAAAAGTACTTTTATCCTACTAAACCATAGGCATATCTTCTTCTTTCAATTCAGCTATTTCTAAACCTCTTAGTTCTGAACTTAGTTTAATTGTAAAAACTTAAATTAGTTGTGTTTTTCAATAAGTAAAATCTTTTTTATATTAGAACTTCTAAATTTGATTATTAATGAATAACCTTTTGTTTGTTTTTTTGACTGGCACTTTAATAAGTTTTGGTCAAACTCTCTCCGTAGGGCCTAATAGTTCAATAAATATTAATTCCAGTAGCTCTCTTTCAGTTGATGGCTTAGAACTTGCGCCTAACGAAGCTTATACTATTTCAGGACCCAACACTATAGACCGTTCTAATGGACCTATTGTTGTGGGCGATAATACAAGTATTAATAGAGTCTACGAATTATCTGCTGAATTGTCTAACTATTCTGGAATACTCAACTTTAAATACTTGGAAAGCGAACTTAATAGCATATTGGAAGCCGATTTGGTATTAGAGGTCCTAAATACAAACGGAGTTTGGACGTCTGTTCCAGCGAGTATTGATGAAGCCAATAATACCCTAAGTTATGATTTCACGGAACTTGTTGGGTTTACTTCAGTCACAGCCAGTGATGTGTCGGCAACGCTAACCGTTAAGCCAGTCTTATTAGACGGCTATGTACGTGTGTATCCAAACCCTACAACAGACTTTTTACATATTGTATCCAACACAGCCCAAAAAGCCACACTATTTAACACAGCAGGCCAAAAAATATTAGAAACTAATAACGCTACAGCGTTAGATGTCATAGACCTACCTTCAGGGGTTTACTTATTAAACTTAACAAACGGTCAAAACCAAATTTCAACTTTTAAAATAATAAAGAAGTAAGATGAAAAAAATTACATTAATAGCACTTATGTTGTTCACAGCATTGGGTTACGCACAAGTAGGTATCAACACAAATAACCCAGATGCCTCTTCAGCATTAGAGATTGAATCCACTACAGGTGGAATTTTAATACCAAGACTCACAGAGACGCAGCGCGATGCGATATCTGCACCTGCTACAGGTTTAATGATTTATCAAACAGACCAAACGGCTGGTTTTTATTTTTATGATGGAAATGTTTGGACTAAAATCGATGGAGTAGCTGGCCCAGCAGGAGCAGCAGGAGTAGATGGAGATGACGGAGCAACAGGCCCAGCAGGAGCAGCAGGACCAACAGGCCCAGCAGGACCTGTAGGCCCAGCAGGACCAACAGGTCCAGCAGGACCAGCAGGAGCAGATGGTACCTCTTACACACAGCCCACTTATAATATTGGAGATATTGTTAATGGCGGTGTAGTTTTTTGGTTAGATAGCACGGGTCAACACGGTTTGGTTGCGGCATTTTCAGATGTAGCAACTTCTGTAGAATGGGGTTGTTATGGTACAGATTTACCAAACGTACTGAATCGCCCTTATAATGGAGGTAATCCTTCGGGTTTAGGTGCTGAAATAGGAGATGGTTTTAATAACACTAATGATATACTTCAAGATTGCCCTACTGCTCCCGCTGCTTTAGCGGCAAGGTCTTTAGGAGCACAATGGTTTTTACCAAGTGCAAAGGAGTTAAACCAAATGTATATCAATAAAACAACTTTAGAGGGGGTCTCTGGGTTTAATGGATTTAGTTTTGTCTACTGGAGTTCTACGGAGCTCGATGCCAATATCGCGTGGAAACAGTATTTCGTCAGTGGTAATCAGTACAACACCAATAAGTACTCCACAAACTTTGTGCGTGCTGTTCGGGCTTTTTAGTTATTTATCAATTAAAAAACCTAAACCATAGGCATATCTTCTTCTTTTAGTTCAGCTATTTCTAAACCTCTCAGGTAGGTTAAACTTACGTTTATAGATGAATGTCCCATAGCTTTCTGTAGCTTTGTAATAGAACCTGTACGCTTGAATATTTCTATAGCCCCTGAGTGTCTAAATGAGTAGAGTGTTATACTGTCGTCAACTGATTTATTGCTGCGCTTAAATCGCTTAAAAAGGGTCTTAAAATAACCACTGTTATAGGGCTTTTCAGTACCAGTAAAGATATTGTAGTTCTCGTCTGATTTTCTAAGATATGAGCGTACTATATGAGGTACTGGTACGAGTCTATTGCGCTTAGATTTTACTTTATCTCCAGAGAGTCTAATAAGTGATAAATCCGTATTAAAATCACCCCACTTTAAGCGTCTAATCTCTTGATGAGGTCTTAGTAAACAGCAGTACGTTAGTAGACAGCACAGATGCAAGTTCTTATTAAACTTATATACCTCATCTAATAGACCTTTTACATCGCTAATAGGCTTATGTAGTGTTTCAGTCTGTTTACGAGTCTTTAAAGTCATCCGCTCTATAGTAAAACCATTATCAGCCAAGTAATTAACCAGTACGTTTAAGTGTCTTCTAGCTGTATTGTAAGAGGTGTTATTAGCATACTTTAAAGGTATACTGTGCAAGAAGCGAATAGAAATAGAACCCTTATAAATTAACTCTTCTCTTAAACAACAAGACAGTAAAGTAAGCGTCTTTATATAGGATACCGACAGAGGCTCTTTTAGTTTGGCTTCTATGAGACTATCAAACAGCACAATAGTCGTTAAGGGTTTAGTAAATGAGTAATTATTAGAGACTAAATAACGATAGACCTCATCAGCTAATAGAACAGCTTTACTACGTCTTAGTTTAGTGGGATAGGAATTAGGAGCGAGAGACGAATTAATACGCTTACCATTAAACAACCGATAACGCTTATAATTTAGATTGAAATCTATAAAGTAATTATCGTAGGAGTCTTTACGTACTTTAGGGTAAGATAGACTATAATTTGGCATATATATGGCAGTTTAATTAAACATTACATTTAAAGAACTACGTAATATACTGAGGCTCAGTGGTTAGAAAGCTTGCTTCGTCGAAGACAGCATCTGACTCATAATCAGAGGGTCCTTGGTTCGAGCCCAAGTGGGACCACCCTGAAAACCCTTCTTAATTGAGGGGTTTTTTGTTCCAAAGCAACTGCGCTAAAAATGTACTTTACATAAAATAAAATTCAATATCTTTGACTAAACCATTTTAGCAAAATGAAAAAACTCTTCTTACTCTCCGCTTTATTAATGTTTTGTTGTGACGATGATACAGACTGTTTCACGGTCATAGATAAGATTATTTCGGAAGGCGAATACATTTTGGTTGGCGATTTTGACACCTCAAATACAGATGATGACGGCCCTCTCAATGGCTATGCGGACGTCAATTTGCCCGTTTCCCAAGAGGTTTATGACACCTATGATATTGGCGATAAATATTGCTACGATTAGTAAAGCCACAGGAAACAAGTATTCTAAACTAACAAAAACACTAAAATACTTACAAAACTTTTAACATTTTTTAAATTAATAATATTTATTTTTAAAAAAATTTAAAGTTTTATGAAAAATATTAAAGATTTCGTATTCAAATGGTACCCTGTAATTCTTGCATTTATATGTCTGCTTTACTCCGTTGGTTTGGGCCTTATGGGA contains:
- a CDS encoding peptidogalycan biosysnthesis protein — protein: MKTSFFTSIDQLDDSFLEKINPNASVYFSRHLLYGFETSNTAVDVRYVCISKNNNPQALALVQIVDLSVDVILKNIKVSERFRQILNLFFCKDHIKIMFCGNVFLSGEHGISFAPSCDRKLIAAEIGTALDEIAKSVRPLHAIFIKDFQTSALEYTSSFEHFGFTNIKVEPNMIITLKQDWTTFDEYKAALKSKYRVKANKADAKSERLELRAFSQNDIEIYKDELQNLYQNTIDNANFNAQVLDLNTYIKLKNTYKDDFIVQGYFLNDKIVGFLSALVNKKDLDAHFIGLEYDLNKTYAIYPRILNDYIRLGLEKNVESINLGRTASEIKTTIGAEPLELSCYIKHKNKFINRLIQPFFRRIQIKSFKQHSPFK
- a CDS encoding YicC/YloC family endoribonuclease; protein product: MIHSMTGYGKSVLELPTKTIRLELKSLNSKSLDLNMRMPSMYRAKELELRKLIGLQLGRGKVDFSLYVEFNKGEAPAKINVEVVKSYMGQLQGISSAAPLELLKMAVKMPDALTTEREDIDPKEWKLISSELSVVLDRVEEYRKDEGAVLKTDFLKRISNIDALLKTIIDIDPERIEHVRVRLNKGVADLKEKVDQNRFEQELIYYIEKLDITEEKIRLKNHLDYFNKTLKSDDSNGKKLGFISQEIGREINTIGSKANFAPMQKLVVQMKDELEKIKEQLLNVL
- the gmk gene encoding guanylate kinase, with translation MFNGKLIVFSAPSGSGKTTIVKHLLKQEALNLAFSISATSREKRGDEIEGKDYYFLSTENFKKHIKRSDFLEWEEVYRDNFYGTLKKEVERIWAMGKHVIFDIDVSGGLRIKKKFPEKTLAVFVKPPSIDELKIRLKKRKTESEDKINMRISKASAELATAPLFDCIIENEILDNAKKEAYSTVLKFIES
- the nadD gene encoding nicotinate (nicotinamide) nucleotide adenylyltransferase; translated protein: MKVGLYFGTFNPIHVGHLIIANHFAEHSDLEEIWCVVTPQNPFKTKQSVLDNHQRLEMVYLATKEYPKIKPSDIEFQLPQPNYTVHSLAYLEEKYPKHEFALIMGEDNLASLPKWKNAEVLLDRYPIYVYPRKIEQSYAAVDSKGTIIKVDAPIIEISSSFIRKSIKSAKNIRPLLPESVWVYLDEMNFYK
- the dusB gene encoding tRNA dihydrouridine synthase DusB codes for the protein MVKIGAIELPEFPLLLAPMEDVSDPPFRALCKEQGADVVYTEFISSEGLIRDAAKSTMKLDIYEKERPVGIQIFGANLDSMLRAVEIVEKSNPDIIDINFGCPVKKVVSKGAGAGILKDICLMEKLTAEMVKRTHLPVTVKTRLGWDHDSIRIVEVAERLQDVGIKALSIHGRTRAQMYKGNADWVPIAAVKNNPRMHIPIFGNGDVNSPERAMEMRDSYGLDGAMIGRACIGNPWFFKQVKHYFETGTHLEPISMSERVEAARRHLKMAIDWKGEVLGVLETRRHYTNYFKGIPNFKPYRTKMVTSDHSQDVFKAFDEVEAKFAAHQFA
- a CDS encoding ABC transporter permease, with the translated sequence MNFSLYIAKRYLFTKSKNKAINYITLVAGLGIILGTAALFIVLSGFDGLKAFSLEFTSFTDPDFKVLPSQSKNISLSSTQRKMLSEIEGIASFSTVVEEKVLLSCEEKYLAIDLKGVDKHYPQKTIDSILTYGDWISQDLQQIVAGWGVSNTLGFGVYDLTKIIRIYAPKPGTGQITSVKGAFKSMKVANVGLFQINESINSSRVYTSLQNAQYLLGLKPDKISAIEIISVPGVDETKIRLALSKIFDDEIVIKSRVQLNAALYKMLNAEHLAVYLIFTLILIIALFNIVGSIIMMILHKKDDLKTLYSIGTTKQEIQNIFFIQGGLMTIIGGLIGLFLGAIIIGLQLCFDLLMITPSLAYPVVLKGSNFTIAFSTILILGLIASRLASWNLKKLQFTDQAN
- the rbfA gene encoding 30S ribosome-binding factor RbfA, producing MESQRQKKIASVLQRDLVEVLQGAAREGGMQGVIISVTQVKVTVDLSIAKVYLSIFPIKQAKVLIEGISSNAPIIKHELAQRTKHQLRRMPELLFFIDDSLEYIDQIDRSLKGTENPILNDDLLQKRKKA
- the mce gene encoding methylmalonyl-CoA epimerase, producing MKKIEHIGIAVKDLRKSNRLYAKLLGVEHYKIECVKSEGVNTSFFKVGENKIELLQATSPDSPIAKFIEKRGEGVHHIAFAVDDIGAEIERLKTEGFELIHHKAKPGADGKLIAFLHPKSSGGVLIELCQDMDNKE
- a CDS encoding T9SS type A sorting domain-containing protein gives rise to the protein MNNLLFVFLTGTLISFGQTLSVGPNSSININSSSSLSVDGLELAPNEAYTISGPNTIDRSNGPIVVGDNTSINRVYELSAELSNYSGILNFKYLESELNSILEADLVLEVLNTNGVWTSVPASIDEANNTLSYDFTELVGFTSVTASDVSATLTVKPVLLDGYVRVYPNPTTDFLHIVSNTAQKATLFNTAGQKILETNNATALDVIDLPSGVYLLNLTNGQNQISTFKIIKK
- a CDS encoding DUF1566 domain-containing protein; its protein translation is MKKITLIALMLFTALGYAQVGINTNNPDASSALEIESTTGGILIPRLTETQRDAISAPATGLMIYQTDQTAGFYFYDGNVWTKIDGVAGPAGAAGVDGDDGATGPAGAAGPTGPAGPVGPAGPTGPAGPAGADGTSYTQPTYNIGDIVNGGVVFWLDSTGQHGLVAAFSDVATSVEWGCYGTDLPNVLNRPYNGGNPSGLGAEIGDGFNNTNDILQDCPTAPAALAARSLGAQWFLPSAKELNQMYINKTTLEGVSGFNGFSFVYWSSTELDANIAWKQYFVSGNQYNTNKYSTNFVRAVRAF